One window from the genome of Maridesulfovibrio ferrireducens encodes:
- a CDS encoding xanthine dehydrogenase family protein molybdopterin-binding subunit produces the protein MIETKSIGTSVRQKDGPARVTGSAKYYADFIFPGMLQTRILRSPYPAADIISINTSEAEALPGVRLVMTHENYPKAFRSSLYYVGDLVAAVIADDETIAQEAMALIKVEYNKKKFVLSIEDGIKPDSPQVFEGIDNCQDWAFHAILSDRDPESRLFKTKTPSDYNGFGDIEQGFSEADVIVEQKGLKYAYCKGPAMEPRGCTASFDGTKMHVYTHSQGLHDEKLCLAQALGINANMLNYVSPFTGSSFGGKNAFPLDRNIASHYLVIAGLACLDLKKPVHCPYSREEEMVSGWSRGSIGNVKIGFKKDGTLTTMDLEHWQETGSGGDKYPAKNAMLATGSVLYSRNCQHLRGKIRYVNTNRFPASGWQGYGAPEGVFAVETTMDIAADQMGIDPVEIRKKNCMRTGDIDSGWDTLSYKSCYISSSGIRDCLDEGAKHLDWKNNWQHPSKKTGRIRHGLGVAIFAMGAGRPGPGNSSEAMVKIYPDGSAALVCAIADIGQGQHTVQCQIVADVLGLPYKNIGIVCHDTDSTPFATLVANSCGTWIQGWATYEAAIDAKRQVLDLAALKLGVPTQALSMNEKGVFVTAEPEKCLTFAEAFGARGHYGGIHEVTGYYINNSPHPNGLKDGKKDQVYIPKEKGAQFISLDVDTETGMISNVEVVMAQNVGKALNPKIVAGQLSTSRHGVENAILANDCIVDKRNGWLMTPNWVDYRHCTSMDCDVKPIVIEKPGDPTHPFGATACGEGAACPSLAAFSNAIFNATGVRIIETPFTPDKILLGLGKIQPKRRAK, from the coding sequence ATGATTGAAACAAAATCCATCGGAACCTCAGTCCGCCAGAAAGACGGCCCTGCGCGCGTCACCGGATCAGCAAAATATTACGCCGACTTCATCTTTCCGGGCATGCTCCAGACACGCATTCTGCGCAGCCCCTATCCTGCAGCCGACATTATATCTATCAATACCAGTGAAGCAGAAGCATTACCGGGTGTACGCCTCGTAATGACTCACGAGAACTACCCCAAGGCTTTCCGCTCTTCACTCTATTATGTAGGCGATCTCGTTGCCGCAGTCATTGCCGACGATGAAACCATTGCTCAGGAAGCCATGGCTCTCATCAAGGTCGAGTACAATAAAAAGAAATTTGTGCTGAGCATTGAGGATGGCATCAAGCCGGACTCCCCACAGGTTTTCGAAGGCATAGACAACTGTCAGGACTGGGCGTTCCATGCAATACTTAGTGATCGAGATCCTGAATCCCGCCTTTTCAAGACCAAAACTCCTTCAGACTACAACGGATTCGGAGACATTGAGCAAGGTTTTTCCGAAGCGGACGTCATCGTCGAGCAGAAAGGTCTGAAATATGCTTACTGCAAAGGTCCGGCAATGGAACCTCGCGGATGCACAGCCAGTTTTGATGGCACCAAGATGCATGTATATACTCATTCACAGGGACTGCATGATGAGAAACTCTGCCTTGCGCAGGCTCTCGGCATAAATGCCAACATGCTCAACTACGTGTCCCCTTTCACCGGATCAAGTTTCGGTGGCAAGAACGCTTTCCCACTGGACCGCAATATTGCGTCGCACTATCTGGTGATTGCCGGATTGGCCTGTCTTGATCTGAAAAAACCAGTGCACTGCCCCTATTCCCGCGAAGAAGAAATGGTTTCCGGCTGGTCGCGCGGTAGTATCGGAAATGTTAAAATAGGCTTCAAAAAAGACGGAACCCTGACCACCATGGATCTGGAACACTGGCAGGAAACAGGCTCAGGCGGCGACAAATATCCCGCCAAAAACGCCATGCTTGCCACGGGATCTGTCCTTTATTCCCGTAACTGCCAACACTTGCGCGGCAAAATCAGATATGTAAATACCAACCGCTTTCCCGCTTCCGGATGGCAGGGCTACGGAGCTCCTGAAGGAGTCTTCGCGGTTGAGACAACCATGGATATAGCCGCTGACCAGATGGGAATTGACCCGGTAGAAATCCGCAAAAAGAATTGTATGCGCACCGGAGATATCGATTCCGGCTGGGATACGTTATCCTATAAGTCATGTTACATTTCCTCATCCGGTATCCGCGACTGCCTAGATGAAGGGGCCAAGCATCTGGACTGGAAAAATAACTGGCAGCACCCCAGCAAAAAAACCGGACGTATCCGTCACGGCCTCGGAGTAGCAATCTTCGCCATGGGCGCAGGTCGTCCCGGACCGGGCAACTCCAGTGAAGCCATGGTCAAAATATATCCTGACGGTTCAGCCGCGCTGGTTTGCGCAATCGCCGACATCGGACAGGGACAGCACACAGTACAGTGTCAGATTGTAGCGGATGTCCTCGGACTTCCTTACAAGAATATCGGCATTGTCTGCCATGACACCGACTCTACTCCTTTTGCAACTCTGGTTGCCAACAGTTGTGGAACATGGATTCAGGGCTGGGCCACCTACGAAGCAGCAATCGACGCTAAACGTCAGGTGCTTGATCTGGCGGCACTAAAACTCGGAGTCCCTACGCAGGCCCTTTCCATGAATGAAAAAGGTGTCTTCGTAACCGCTGAACCGGAAAAATGCCTGACCTTTGCCGAAGCTTTCGGAGCACGCGGTCATTACGGCGGTATCCATGAAGTCACCGGATACTACATCAACAACTCACCGCACCCGAATGGACTCAAAGACGGCAAAAAAGATCAGGTTTATATCCCCAAAGAGAAAGGAGCACAGTTCATTTCTCTGGATGTAGACACTGAAACAGGTATGATTTCCAACGTAGAAGTAGTCATGGCTCAAAATGTAGGCAAGGCTCTCAATCCTAAAATCGTAGCAGGACAGCTCTCAACTTCCAGACATGGTGTAGAGAATGCCATTCTCGCCAACGACTGCATTGTGGATAAACGCAATGGCTGGCTCATGACCCCCAACTGGGTGGATTACCGCCACTGCACGTCCATGGACTGCGATGTTAAACCTATCGTCATCGAAAAACCCGGAGATCCTACGCATCCGTTCGGCGCAACAGCCTGCGGTGAAGGGGCAGCCTGCCCTTCGCTTGCTGCTTTTTCCAATGCAATCTTCAACGCCACCGGTGTGAGAATTATTGAAACTCCGTTTACACCTGACAAAATCCTCTTGGGCCTTGGTAAAATTCAGCCCAAAAGGAGGGCAAAATAA
- a CDS encoding (2Fe-2S)-binding protein — MNRDEQQKKLIHLTVNGETCSLHVEPHWTLSKVLRNDCGHTGTKEGCGEGACGSCTVLIDSVAVPACMILAVEQEGKDIETIEGLSKDGNLHPIQEAWLEEYGSQCGFCSPGMIMSTKALLLKNASPTDDEIKEALGGNICICSNYEHIINAVRSAAKKMAKEQI; from the coding sequence ATGAATCGCGACGAACAACAGAAAAAGCTCATTCACCTGACAGTAAACGGGGAAACCTGCTCGCTTCACGTAGAGCCACACTGGACTCTCTCAAAAGTTCTGCGCAACGACTGCGGTCACACCGGAACAAAAGAGGGTTGCGGCGAAGGTGCTTGCGGCTCCTGCACTGTCCTTATCGACTCTGTGGCAGTACCGGCATGTATGATTCTTGCTGTTGAGCAGGAAGGTAAAGACATTGAAACCATCGAAGGACTGTCCAAAGACGGCAACCTTCATCCCATTCAGGAAGCGTGGCTTGAAGAGTACGGTTCACAATGCGGTTTCTGCTCTCCCGGCATGATCATGTCCACCAAAGCACTACTGCTGAAAAACGCTTCTCCGACTGACGATGAAATCAAAGAAGCCCTCGGCGGCAACATCTGTATCTGCAGCAACTACGAGCACATCATCAATGCAGTAAGAAGCGCAGCCAAGAAAATGGCAAAGGAGCAGATCTAA
- a CDS encoding xanthine dehydrogenase family protein subunit M produces MKRFNHFDASSVEEAVSLLQKHKGSSYVIAGGSDLMGCLKDHLWMEYPEAIINLKTIPGLKKIQLKEDGLHLGALVTLTELSESHTVKTTWPGLAEAARRTGSPLLRNMGTLAGNICQENRCWYYRYPDKIGGRIDCVRKGGKRCLAVPGDHRFHSIFGAVNKCIAVNPSDTAPAFVALNAVVKTTKREIPIDEFFTAEKGAASTILDRDEIVTEIFVPRPAEGSKSAFMKISYRKSIDFALVNCAAALTIVDGKISAARICLNAVHNNPRRCETSEAALIGKELTEETAQEAGQLAVAEAKALIQNIYKVQIAKTIVADTLMECTR; encoded by the coding sequence ATGAAACGTTTTAATCACTTTGATGCTTCCAGCGTGGAAGAAGCTGTTTCCCTTTTACAGAAACACAAAGGGTCTTCGTACGTAATCGCAGGCGGAAGTGACCTGATGGGCTGTCTGAAAGATCACCTCTGGATGGAATACCCCGAAGCGATCATCAACCTTAAAACCATCCCCGGCCTGAAAAAAATTCAGTTGAAAGAAGACGGACTGCATCTCGGCGCACTGGTTACCCTCACCGAGCTTTCCGAGTCGCACACTGTTAAAACAACATGGCCCGGACTTGCAGAAGCTGCACGCCGCACAGGCTCTCCTCTGCTCCGTAATATGGGAACTTTAGCCGGAAATATATGTCAGGAAAACCGCTGTTGGTACTATCGCTATCCCGATAAAATCGGTGGGCGTATCGACTGTGTACGTAAAGGCGGCAAACGTTGTCTTGCAGTCCCCGGTGATCACCGCTTCCACTCCATATTCGGTGCAGTGAATAAGTGTATCGCAGTTAATCCCAGTGATACTGCTCCAGCCTTTGTAGCTTTAAATGCTGTAGTTAAAACAACTAAGCGTGAAATTCCTATTGATGAATTCTTCACCGCAGAAAAGGGCGCAGCATCAACCATTCTGGACCGCGACGAAATAGTAACGGAGATATTCGTTCCCCGTCCCGCAGAAGGTTCAAAAAGTGCGTTCATGAAAATATCATACCGCAAATCCATCGATTTTGCGCTTGTTAACTGCGCTGCAGCTTTAACCATTGTAGACGGGAAAATCAGTGCAGCCCGCATCTGTTTGAACGCGGTGCACAATAATCCCCGCCGCTGTGAAACTTCAGAAGCAGCTCTCATCGGTAAAGAGCTTACTGAAGAAACAGCACAGGAAGCAGGTCAGCTTGCTGTAGCAGAAGCAAAAGCCCTGATCCAGAATATATACAAAGTTCAGATAGCCAAAACAATCGTGGCTGACACTCTCATGGAGTGCACCCGATAG
- a CDS encoding DMT family transporter: protein MFKNRRYYGMACALLATMLWAGAFVVARLAVGQISPMTLGATRWFIALLILCTFTLPRVKKEWHVAKKFLPQIIAAALTGVAAYSPLSYFAAQTTSAINLSLISVTTPIFIVIISSLMGQKQSSNTWIGCTIALFGSFYLVCNGDMERLIGLHFAAGDILMLLAAVGFAIYSLILRKIPEGLSQITIMSLMSFFAVLMLIPCVIWESTQPSMIFNMNGIVFFSIVFSAVCSSVIAWLTWNIGLENAGPATSGMIYYSLPLWGGLFAFLFLGETMGMVHLVSGIMIIGGIFWASRSPKTTPAKDALPNEA, encoded by the coding sequence ATGTTTAAGAATCGCAGATACTACGGAATGGCGTGTGCACTGCTTGCCACAATGCTTTGGGCAGGTGCTTTTGTTGTTGCAAGACTGGCTGTAGGACAAATTTCCCCAATGACACTTGGAGCAACCCGCTGGTTTATAGCTCTTCTTATTTTGTGTACTTTCACACTGCCGAGAGTGAAAAAAGAATGGCATGTAGCCAAAAAATTTCTACCACAGATTATAGCAGCGGCTCTTACCGGTGTAGCGGCATATTCCCCGTTAAGCTACTTTGCAGCCCAGACAACTTCGGCTATCAATCTATCCCTAATTTCTGTTACCACACCGATCTTTATCGTAATAATCTCCTCACTGATGGGACAAAAACAGTCAAGCAACACTTGGATAGGCTGTACAATCGCCCTTTTCGGATCATTTTATCTTGTCTGTAACGGCGACATGGAAAGACTGATTGGACTGCATTTTGCCGCAGGTGATATCCTCATGCTTCTGGCAGCCGTCGGATTTGCTATATACAGCCTCATTCTGAGAAAGATCCCTGAAGGACTCTCCCAGATCACTATCATGTCTCTCATGTCCTTCTTTGCCGTACTGATGCTCATCCCTTGCGTTATCTGGGAATCCACTCAGCCTTCAATGATTTTCAACATGAACGGCATAGTATTCTTCAGCATCGTGTTCTCAGCTGTCTGTTCTTCAGTCATCGCATGGCTCACATGGAACATCGGTCTTGAAAATGCCGGCCCTGCAACATCCGGTATGATTTACTACAGCCTCCCTCTCTGGGGTGGACTCTTTGCCTTCCTTTTCCTTGGCGAAACAATGGGCATGGTCCATCTTGTCAGCGGAATCATGATTATCGGCGGTATCTTCTGGGCCAGCCGTAGCCCCAAGACAACTCCCGCCAAAGACGCATTACCAAACGAAGCTTAA
- a CDS encoding sigma-54-dependent Fis family transcriptional regulator produces the protein MNKTEHFGLDFETFAKLIDNLHDEIIIYDNNYRMLYVNKACERHYGFSQQEMINMPFWDVVEKHNSWDRPILPLVYEKKIPVKQKQKTYLGLEVLTIAVPLLDENRDVKYVLLSIRDNFHEGRILDPEKLVYDQEDPASARPEDLIYHSKLMEQTVNAARKVGSISAPCLLLGESGCGKSLLAKFIHANGKRADKPFIVVNCAAIPQELFESELFGHVEGAFSGATKSRGGLFAKAEGGTLFLDEISELPLPMQAKLLYAVQELEYRPVGSSSTVKADVRILAASNRNMDRMVESGAFRQDLYFRLNVFDIIIPPLRDRLDDLIPLLHFFLNRYGKAHGKGKRFSSNAQKVLCLYSWPGNIRELAHLVERLVVTVEDDIINVDHLPSSIYETTCNYLSPILGAGSLDEAMQAVERQLIIDAYAEHGSSRKVAVALKISQSRASRLIRTYTHTTKP, from the coding sequence ATGAACAAAACAGAACATTTCGGACTTGATTTTGAAACATTTGCAAAACTTATCGACAATCTGCACGATGAGATAATTATCTACGATAATAATTACCGCATGCTTTACGTGAACAAAGCCTGCGAAAGACACTACGGGTTCTCTCAACAGGAAATGATCAACATGCCTTTCTGGGATGTAGTGGAAAAGCACAACTCCTGGGATCGCCCCATTCTGCCCCTTGTTTACGAAAAAAAAATTCCGGTTAAACAAAAACAAAAGACATATCTGGGGCTTGAGGTTTTAACCATTGCGGTCCCTCTTCTAGATGAAAACAGAGACGTAAAATACGTCCTTTTAAGTATCCGGGACAACTTTCACGAAGGCCGGATTCTCGACCCCGAAAAGTTAGTTTACGATCAGGAAGACCCTGCTTCAGCCAGACCTGAAGATCTTATCTACCACAGCAAACTGATGGAACAAACTGTCAACGCGGCTCGCAAGGTAGGCAGCATCAGCGCTCCGTGCCTGCTTCTGGGCGAATCCGGTTGCGGCAAAAGTCTTTTAGCAAAGTTCATTCATGCCAACGGAAAACGGGCCGACAAACCCTTTATAGTGGTCAACTGCGCCGCCATTCCTCAGGAACTTTTTGAATCTGAACTTTTTGGGCATGTAGAGGGAGCTTTTTCCGGTGCAACCAAATCCAGAGGCGGACTTTTTGCCAAGGCAGAAGGAGGAACTCTTTTTCTGGATGAAATATCCGAACTCCCTCTCCCCATGCAGGCGAAACTTCTTTATGCGGTGCAGGAACTTGAATACCGCCCGGTAGGCAGCTCCTCCACGGTGAAAGCAGACGTACGCATTTTAGCTGCCTCCAATCGCAATATGGACCGCATGGTCGAGTCCGGAGCCTTTCGACAGGATTTATATTTCCGGCTCAATGTCTTTGATATTATAATTCCCCCTCTGCGAGACAGACTTGATGACCTCATTCCCTTGTTACACTTTTTTCTAAACCGCTACGGAAAAGCCCACGGCAAAGGAAAAAGATTTTCCTCCAATGCCCAGAAAGTACTCTGTCTCTACTCATGGCCCGGCAACATCCGAGAACTGGCCCACCTTGTGGAACGACTTGTCGTCACGGTGGAAGATGACATTATCAACGTGGATCACCTTCCCTCATCCATCTATGAAACAACCTGCAACTACTTATCTCCCATTCTGGGAGCAGGCTCCCTTGACGAGGCCATGCAGGCTGTTGAACGCCAACTGATTATTGATGCCTATGCCGAACATGGCAGCAGCCGCAAAGTTGCTGTTGCCCTTAAAATAAGCCAATCACGAGCCTCCCGCCTGATCAGAACGTATACACATACCACAAAGCCGTAA